In one Aeromicrobium wangtongii genomic region, the following are encoded:
- a CDS encoding MATE family efflux transporter: protein MRLRNHADRQILAVAVPAFFALVTEPLMLLADTAIIGHLGTPELGALAAASVVLGTVVGLCVFLAYGSTASVARQHGAGDERGAYGLAISSLWLAAGLGVGLGLLVAATSGPLSRALSSSPRVADLAQDYLVVSALAVPAMLLILAATGALRGVLDLRTPLIATIVANIVNVVLNLLFVYGLGGGVRGAAAGTVLAQWLAAGWLTWVVVRRARPAHAAIRPRIGQILAAARQGVPLIVRTLTLRTTVVLAALVAAGLGDVQLAAHQVAATLVTLLAFGLDAVAIAGQTLTGRALGAGDAPGTRALTRRMMAWGLGTGLLAAALLAGLAPWIPHLFTGDPAVRDALVPALLVVAAIQPLSGVVFVLDGVLIGAGDGVYLAIAGLFTLAVYAPLVLVVGWADAGFTWLWVAYGGFIAARLVTLVLRARSDAWLVLGAGGPAD, encoded by the coding sequence ATGAGGCTGCGCAACCACGCCGACCGGCAGATCCTGGCCGTCGCCGTGCCGGCCTTCTTCGCACTCGTCACCGAGCCGCTGATGCTGCTGGCCGACACCGCGATCATCGGCCACCTGGGCACCCCCGAGCTGGGTGCGCTGGCGGCCGCGTCGGTCGTGCTGGGCACGGTCGTCGGGCTGTGCGTCTTCCTGGCCTACGGCAGCACCGCCAGCGTGGCACGGCAGCACGGCGCCGGCGACGAACGGGGAGCGTATGGCCTGGCGATCAGCTCGCTGTGGCTCGCAGCGGGCCTCGGTGTCGGCCTCGGCCTGCTCGTCGCGGCGACCAGCGGGCCGTTGTCCCGGGCGCTGTCCAGCTCGCCGCGGGTCGCCGATCTCGCGCAGGACTACCTGGTCGTGTCGGCGCTGGCAGTTCCAGCAATGCTGCTGATCCTGGCGGCGACGGGCGCCCTGCGCGGCGTGCTGGACCTCAGGACCCCGTTGATCGCGACGATCGTGGCCAACATCGTCAACGTCGTGCTCAACCTCCTGTTCGTCTACGGGCTGGGCGGCGGCGTCCGGGGAGCGGCCGCCGGCACGGTCCTGGCCCAGTGGCTCGCCGCGGGCTGGTTGACCTGGGTGGTCGTCCGGCGCGCCCGACCCGCCCACGCGGCGATCCGTCCCCGGATCGGGCAGATCCTGGCTGCCGCGCGCCAGGGCGTCCCGCTCATCGTCCGCACCCTGACGCTGCGGACCACCGTGGTCCTGGCGGCGCTGGTCGCGGCCGGCCTGGGCGACGTCCAGCTCGCGGCGCACCAGGTCGCGGCGACGCTGGTGACCCTCCTGGCCTTCGGGCTGGACGCCGTCGCGATCGCCGGGCAGACCCTCACCGGACGCGCCCTGGGGGCCGGGGACGCACCGGGCACCCGGGCCCTGACGCGGCGGATGATGGCGTGGGGGCTCGGCACCGGACTGCTCGCCGCAGCCCTGCTGGCCGGCCTGGCTCCGTGGATCCCGCACCTGTTCACCGGTGACCCGGCCGTGCGGGACGCCCTCGTGCCGGCACTGCTGGTGGTCGCCGCGATCCAGCCCCTGTCAGGCGTGGTCTTCGTGCTCGACGGGGTGCTGATCGGGGCGGGCGACGGGGTGTACCTCGCGATCGCGGGCCTGTTCACGCTCGCGGTCTACGCCCCGCTGGTGCTGGTGGTCGGGTGGGCCGACGCGGGATTCACCTGGCTGTGGGTCGCGTACGGCGGGTTCATCGCCGCACGGCTGGTGACCCTGGTCCTGCGGGCGCGCAGCGACGCGTGGCTGGTGCTGGGAGCCGGCGGTCCAGCAGACTGA
- a CDS encoding alpha/beta hydrolase: MTRTEEYAPGRLLDVRGETGPVVLLWHGRGADARGVLATLSERIAGHGLTVVTADWDADRPDGGRGDLLGSLGRARELAVERDQDPDTITVAGWSLGAVAATGLALDTEGLGLGVGALVLIAPADGPRAVNALSGRPLPASLPDGAGRCHIDIVYGDSDTVTPPDMVCGLELRLRAAGWATSLHELDGDHGDVVGSTYDERRDAYVPAATPRALAGATATAQVIAAAATSSS, from the coding sequence ATGACCCGCACCGAGGAGTACGCACCCGGACGTCTGCTGGACGTCCGTGGCGAGACCGGACCAGTGGTCCTGCTGTGGCACGGCCGCGGCGCCGACGCCCGCGGCGTCCTGGCGACGCTGAGCGAGCGCATCGCCGGGCACGGACTGACCGTCGTGACGGCCGACTGGGACGCGGACCGCCCCGACGGCGGGCGCGGCGACCTGCTGGGATCACTGGGCCGGGCGCGCGAGCTGGCGGTCGAGCGCGACCAGGACCCGGACACCATCACGGTCGCCGGGTGGTCGCTGGGCGCGGTGGCCGCGACCGGGCTGGCGCTGGACACCGAGGGACTGGGGCTCGGCGTGGGGGCCCTGGTGCTGATCGCCCCCGCCGACGGGCCCCGGGCCGTCAACGCGCTGTCCGGGCGGCCGCTGCCAGCGTCCCTGCCCGACGGGGCGGGTCGGTGCCACATCGACATCGTCTACGGCGACAGCGACACCGTCACGCCGCCGGACATGGTCTGCGGGCTGGAGCTCCGCCTGCGGGCCGCCGGCTGGGCGACGTCCCTGCACGAGCTGGACGGCGACCACGGCGATGTCGTCGGGTCGACGTACGACGAGCGGCGCGATGCCTACGTCCCGGCCGCCACGCCCCGCGCGCTCGCCGGCGCGACCGCGACCGCGCAGGTCATCGCCGCGGCGGCTACTTCTTCTTCGTGA
- a CDS encoding ABC transporter family substrate-binding protein — protein MRSPVAAVASVLLAGSLVLSGCSSSSSKDEPSSKTSQTPTSSTSAKTPAETALPSTAWRTAEPADVAQGGTLRLAAATLPKNFNPLQSDAADSDAARILAPTTGSAVRITADGGWEVDPDYAKSVEVTDKNPLTVKVELNPKAVWQGGTAITAQDMIAFWKAQNGSNDDFQVISTAGYDNISAITVGKDKFTYAVTFKEPTAEWQQYVYPRLAANVSASPKLFNKAFRSRAISSNGPFVVTSIDRAKGLITQEPNPRWWGDPPKLDKITWNIADPSVQAEAYVNDELDAVDLQASTYDTAKGTGTIQRAAGVDWSQVTLNGGRGPLADVNVRRAVARAIDRGPIATMAATPLGAPAEPLGSLLLVPGQQGYRNAARQISHDPAAARALLADAGYTAGADGKVTKDGKPLELTMPVPDGTPANAARADAIAKDLAEIGITVTQRPVPAATFFDDVVIPLDFDLVTFMRRASPFPVAAAEPFYFPLDSPQNYTGIGPARFGTGFATVLGTLDENLLLRRISKLDEWLMAEAPVVPLAVTPTVVGVRGGLVNYGAAQFEQPDWASVGFVTKKK, from the coding sequence ATGCGTTCCCCCGTCGCTGCGGTCGCGTCCGTCCTGCTGGCCGGGAGCCTCGTGCTCTCCGGATGCTCCTCGTCGTCCAGCAAGGACGAGCCGAGTTCCAAGACCAGCCAGACCCCCACGAGCAGCACGTCGGCGAAGACCCCCGCCGAGACCGCGCTGCCCAGCACCGCCTGGCGCACCGCCGAGCCCGCCGATGTCGCCCAGGGCGGCACGCTGCGACTGGCCGCGGCGACGCTGCCCAAGAACTTCAATCCGCTGCAGTCCGATGCCGCCGACTCCGACGCAGCCAGGATCCTCGCACCGACGACGGGCAGCGCCGTGCGCATCACCGCCGACGGCGGCTGGGAGGTCGACCCCGACTACGCGAAGTCCGTCGAGGTCACCGACAAGAATCCGCTGACCGTCAAGGTCGAGCTCAACCCCAAGGCCGTCTGGCAGGGCGGCACCGCGATCACCGCCCAGGACATGATCGCGTTCTGGAAGGCTCAGAACGGCTCGAACGACGACTTCCAGGTCATCTCCACGGCCGGCTACGACAACATCTCGGCCATCACCGTGGGCAAGGACAAGTTCACGTACGCCGTGACGTTCAAGGAGCCCACGGCCGAGTGGCAGCAGTACGTGTACCCGCGCCTGGCCGCCAATGTCTCGGCCTCCCCCAAGCTGTTCAACAAGGCGTTCCGGTCGCGCGCGATCTCTTCCAACGGTCCCTTCGTCGTGACCTCGATCGACCGCGCGAAGGGTCTGATCACCCAGGAGCCGAATCCGCGCTGGTGGGGCGACCCGCCCAAGCTGGACAAGATCACCTGGAACATCGCGGACCCGTCGGTGCAGGCCGAGGCCTACGTCAATGACGAGCTCGACGCGGTCGACCTGCAGGCGTCCACGTACGACACGGCCAAGGGCACCGGGACGATCCAGCGGGCAGCGGGCGTCGACTGGTCGCAGGTGACGCTCAACGGGGGTCGCGGGCCGCTCGCGGACGTCAACGTGCGCCGCGCCGTGGCCCGGGCCATCGACCGTGGCCCCATCGCCACGATGGCGGCCACGCCGCTGGGCGCCCCGGCGGAGCCACTGGGCAGTCTGCTCCTGGTCCCGGGCCAGCAGGGCTATCGCAACGCCGCGCGGCAGATCAGCCACGATCCGGCCGCGGCGCGCGCGTTGCTGGCCGACGCCGGCTACACCGCCGGAGCGGACGGGAAGGTCACCAAGGACGGCAAGCCGCTGGAGCTGACGATGCCCGTCCCCGACGGCACCCCGGCCAATGCTGCCCGGGCGGACGCGATCGCCAAGGACCTCGCGGAGATCGGCATCACGGTGACCCAGCGTCCCGTGCCCGCGGCGACCTTCTTCGACGACGTCGTCATCCCGCTCGACTTCGACCTGGTGACGTTCATGCGCCGCGCCTCGCCGTTCCCCGTCGCGGCCGCCGAGCCGTTCTACTTCCCCCTGGACTCGCCGCAGAACTACACCGGCATCGGCCCGGCGCGGTTCGGCACCGGCTTCGCCACCGTCCTGGGCACGCTGGACGAGAACCTGCTCCTGCGGCGCATCTCCAAGCTGGACGAGTGGCTGATGGCCGAGGCGCCCGTGGTCCCGCTCGCGGTCACACCCACGGTCGTCGGCGTGCGCGGCGGCCTGGTCAACTACGGCGCAGCCCAGTTCGAGCAGCCCGACTGGGCCTCGGTGGGCTTCGTCACGAAGAAGAAGTAG
- the rplI gene encoding 50S ribosomal protein L9 codes for MKLILTHEVTNLGAPGDIVEVKDGYGRNFLLPRNFAIRWSKGAAKQVESIQAARDAHAVHDLEEAKSIKGNLESAPINVPVRAGAGGRLFGAVTVSDIAEALGEAGAKVDKRRIEVGNPIKSLGAHTVSVRVHPEVSAQVKINVVAAK; via the coding sequence ATGAAGCTCATTCTCACGCACGAGGTCACGAACCTCGGAGCCCCCGGCGACATCGTCGAGGTCAAGGACGGCTACGGCCGTAACTTCCTGCTGCCGCGCAACTTCGCCATCCGGTGGAGCAAGGGCGCTGCCAAGCAGGTCGAGTCCATCCAGGCCGCGCGCGATGCGCACGCCGTCCACGACCTCGAGGAAGCCAAGAGCATCAAGGGCAACCTCGAGTCGGCTCCCATCAACGTCCCGGTTCGCGCCGGTGCGGGTGGACGCCTGTTCGGCGCCGTCACCGTCTCCGACATCGCCGAGGCCCTCGGCGAGGCCGGTGCCAAGGTCGACAAGCGTCGTATCGAGGTCGGTAACCCGATCAAGTCGCTCGGAGCCCACACGGTCTCCGTCCGCGTTCACCCCGAGGTGAGCGCGCAGGTCAAGATCAACGTGGTCGCCGCGAAGTAG
- the rpsR gene encoding 30S ribosomal protein S18, with protein sequence MAKPVVRKPKKKSNPLTAAKVTEINYKDTALLRKFISDRGKIRARRVTGVSVQEQRLIAKAIKNAREMALLPYTTTGR encoded by the coding sequence ATGGCAAAGCCAGTCGTCCGGAAGCCGAAGAAGAAGAGCAACCCGCTCACCGCGGCCAAGGTCACCGAAATCAACTACAAGGACACCGCGCTGCTGCGCAAGTTCATCTCCGACCGCGGCAAGATCCGCGCGCGTCGCGTCACGGGTGTCTCCGTCCAGGAGCAGCGTCTGATCGCCAAGGCCATCAAGAACGCCCGCGAGATGGCCCTGCTGCCGTACACGACCACCGGCCGTTAA
- a CDS encoding single-stranded DNA-binding protein → MAGETIITVIGNLTDDPELKFTPSGAAVANFTVASTPRTFDRQTNEWKDGEALFIRCAAWRQLAENVAESLQKGQQVIVQGPLSIRNFERQDGSRGTSVEMTVNEIGPSLRFATAKVTRANRSGGGGGGGFGGGGNNSGGGFGGGNSGGGAQAPANDPWSSQPAQGGSGSWGGNSGASEEPPF, encoded by the coding sequence ATGGCAGGCGAAACGATCATCACCGTCATCGGCAACCTCACCGACGACCCGGAGCTGAAGTTCACTCCTTCGGGCGCCGCAGTCGCCAACTTCACCGTCGCCTCGACGCCTCGAACCTTCGATCGTCAGACGAACGAGTGGAAGGACGGCGAGGCTCTGTTCATCCGCTGCGCCGCGTGGCGCCAGCTGGCCGAGAACGTCGCGGAGTCGTTGCAGAAGGGTCAGCAGGTCATCGTCCAGGGCCCGCTGAGCATCCGTAACTTCGAGCGACAGGACGGCTCGCGGGGCACCAGCGTCGAGATGACCGTCAACGAGATCGGTCCCTCGCTGCGCTTCGCCACGGCCAAGGTCACCCGCGCCAACCGCTCCGGCGGTGGCGGCGGCGGTGGCTTCGGTGGCGGCGGCAACAACTCAGGTGGCGGCTTCGGCGGAGGAAACTCCGGCGGAGGCGCCCAGGCACCGGCCAACGACCCCTGGTCGTCGCAGCCGGCCCAGGGTGGATCCGGCTCATGGGGCGGAAACTCCGGCGCGTCCGAAGAGCCCCCCTTCTAA
- the rpsF gene encoding 30S ribosomal protein S6, producing MRPYEVMIILDPDLEERTVAPSLDTYLNVVRQDGGSVDEVDVWGKRRLAYEINKKNEGIYAVVQLKAEPATVKELDRQLTLNESVVRTKVTRPDVK from the coding sequence CTGCGCCCGTACGAAGTCATGATCATCCTTGATCCTGATCTCGAAGAACGTACCGTCGCCCCCAGCCTGGACACGTACCTCAACGTCGTGCGCCAGGACGGCGGCTCCGTCGACGAGGTCGACGTGTGGGGCAAGCGCCGTCTTGCCTACGAGATCAACAAGAAGAACGAGGGCATCTACGCCGTCGTCCAGCTCAAGGCCGAGCCCGCCACGGTCAAGGAGCTCGATCGCCAGCTGACGCTCAACGAGTCCGTTGTGCGTACGAAGGTCACACGTCCCGACGTGAAGTAG